A genomic region of Jeotgalibaca ciconiae contains the following coding sequences:
- a CDS encoding PTS sugar transporter subunit IIC: MSFMDKFQSAIERLLVPVATKLNAQRHICAVRDAFILSFPLTMAGSLMVLLNNVFLSADGFMFKILQFDKLFPGIVKFQAVFAPVVKGSADIFSILIVFLIARNLAKLMEGDDLLTGLTAISVYFIIYPDYFDNEGVNYLTNQYMGAQGLFVAILVGLLVGELMSRLAKSDKLEIKMPEQVPSAVARSFKVLIPIIITTIFFSVLNYFVKMAAPGGLHELIYNIIQTPLTRMSQSLFSVLILALLSQSLWAMGIHGPNTIAAIRDTMFSEAGNANLLHYAESGTTWGAPYPITYSGLATAFSEYGGSGATLGLIIAMLIFSKNKESKSIAKLSLAPGLFNINEMVIFGLPIVLNPIYIIPFIIAPLVNIMIGYTAVMILKIMPPVTIGIPWTTPGPLMPFLGTGGNIVALFVGFICLAVSVLIYSPFVIAANKAAIIEDEMENEIQSQEVVESI, encoded by the coding sequence ATGAGTTTTATGGACAAATTTCAAAGTGCTATAGAAAGATTGTTAGTGCCTGTAGCTACAAAGTTGAACGCTCAAAGACATATATGCGCAGTAAGAGATGCTTTTATTTTATCATTCCCATTAACGATGGCAGGATCATTGATGGTGTTATTGAATAATGTTTTCTTGTCAGCAGATGGATTCATGTTTAAAATCTTGCAATTCGATAAACTTTTTCCGGGTATTGTTAAATTCCAAGCAGTGTTCGCTCCAGTTGTTAAAGGTTCAGCTGATATTTTCTCGATTCTGATTGTGTTTTTGATAGCCAGAAACCTTGCGAAACTAATGGAAGGCGATGATTTGTTGACAGGTTTGACCGCAATCTCTGTTTATTTCATCATCTATCCTGATTATTTCGATAATGAAGGAGTAAATTATCTAACAAATCAATATATGGGCGCACAAGGGTTGTTTGTAGCAATTTTGGTTGGGCTCTTGGTCGGCGAACTAATGTCTAGATTAGCAAAATCAGATAAGTTAGAAATTAAAATGCCAGAACAAGTACCTTCAGCAGTTGCAAGATCCTTCAAAGTGTTGATCCCGATTATCATCACGACGATTTTCTTCTCCGTCCTCAACTACTTTGTAAAAATGGCTGCACCGGGCGGATTACATGAATTAATTTATAACATCATTCAAACACCATTGACCAGAATGAGTCAAAGTTTATTCTCAGTGCTTATTTTAGCATTATTATCTCAATCGCTATGGGCTATGGGAATACACGGACCAAATACGATTGCAGCTATTCGAGATACCATGTTCTCGGAAGCCGGAAACGCAAACCTCTTACATTATGCTGAAAGCGGTACTACATGGGGAGCGCCTTATCCGATAACGTACAGTGGTTTAGCTACTGCTTTCTCTGAATATGGCGGTTCAGGAGCGACATTGGGTCTAATCATTGCTATGTTGATTTTCTCGAAAAATAAGGAATCAAAAAGTATTGCCAAACTTTCTTTGGCACCCGGTTTGTTCAATATAAACGAAATGGTTATCTTTGGTTTACCGATTGTTCTGAATCCGATTTACATTATTCCATTTATTATTGCGCCACTGGTTAACATTATGATTGGTTATACCGCAGTTATGATTCTTAAGATTATGCCGCCGGTAACGATTGGTATTCCTTGGACAACACCAGGACCATTGATGCCTTTCTTGGGTACAGGCGGAAATATCGTCGCACTGTTTGTCGGATTCATCTGTCTTGCGGTGAGTGTATTGATTTACTCGCCGTTTGTAATCGCAGCGAATAAAGCAGCGATTATTGAAGATGAAATGGAGAATGAAATACAGTCACAAGAAGTAGTAGAATCGATTTAA
- a CDS encoding PTS sugar transporter subunit IIB: MKKILLVCSAGMSTSLLVTKMRNSAKEKGIEVEIDALPVAEASTAVDNVDIVLLGPQVRFQKGTVEKLVKGRIPVEVMDMRLYGMMNGKAILEDALQKIN, encoded by the coding sequence ATGAAAAAAATTTTACTAGTATGTTCAGCAGGAATGTCCACAAGTTTGCTTGTGACCAAAATGAGAAACTCCGCAAAGGAAAAAGGAATTGAAGTAGAAATAGATGCTCTTCCAGTTGCAGAGGCAAGTACGGCCGTTGATAATGTCGATATCGTTCTTTTAGGACCACAAGTGCGTTTCCAGAAAGGGACCGTTGAAAAACTTGTAAAAGGCAGAATTCCCGTAGAAGTGATGGACATGCGGCTGTATGGAATGATGAATGGAAAAGCGATTTTAGAAGATGCTTTACAAAAAATAAACTAG
- a CDS encoding glycoside hydrolase family 1 protein — translation MIYEELDKFQDDFLWGSASAAYQVEGAWDKDGKGESVWDVYTRQPGTTFKNTNGNIAVDHYNRYKEDVALMAEMGLKAYRFSIAWTRIYPNGRNEVNEEGLKFYENLIDELIANNIQPIITLYHWDLPQHLQDLYGGWESREIIHDFNEYCVTLFKRFGNKVKHWVSLNEQNIFVTLGYVTAMHPPAVKDQKRMLEANHIANLANATVIESFKKYVPDGMIGPSFAFGPVYPFSCDPKDVLSAENAEDLNCNWWLDVYCKGKYPVFAFKYYERLGIAPTIEDGDLELLERVKPDFIGINYYQTSTVAFNPLDGVGQSEGINNTGKKGTAKESGLPGVYKNAKNAHLETTNWDWAIDPTGLRIGLRRLTSKYNLPILITENGLGEFDKLEEDDTVNDAHRIDYLSAHIKACKEAITDGVDLLGYCTWSFTDLLSWLNGYQKRYGFVYVDRDENDQKDLRRIKKNSFYWYKNVIRTNGEEL, via the coding sequence GTGATATACGAAGAATTAGACAAATTCCAAGATGATTTCCTATGGGGATCGGCATCTGCAGCGTATCAGGTTGAAGGAGCATGGGACAAAGATGGAAAGGGGGAAAGTGTATGGGATGTGTACACCCGCCAACCGGGGACAACATTTAAGAATACAAACGGGAATATCGCGGTCGACCATTACAATAGATACAAAGAAGACGTAGCTTTAATGGCTGAAATGGGATTGAAAGCTTATAGATTCTCAATTGCATGGACACGTATTTATCCCAATGGAAGAAATGAAGTAAATGAAGAAGGCTTAAAATTTTATGAAAACTTGATAGATGAACTTATCGCGAACAATATCCAACCAATCATTACGTTGTACCATTGGGATTTACCTCAACATCTTCAAGATTTGTACGGCGGATGGGAATCAAGAGAAATCATTCATGATTTTAATGAATACTGTGTAACGTTATTCAAGAGATTTGGGAATAAAGTTAAGCACTGGGTATCATTGAATGAACAAAATATATTTGTAACACTAGGTTACGTAACCGCTATGCACCCGCCAGCTGTTAAAGATCAAAAGAGAATGCTTGAGGCGAATCATATAGCGAACTTAGCTAATGCTACCGTAATTGAATCCTTCAAAAAATATGTTCCAGACGGCATGATTGGACCAAGCTTTGCATTTGGACCAGTTTATCCATTCAGTTGCGATCCAAAAGATGTTTTATCCGCAGAAAATGCAGAGGATTTAAATTGCAATTGGTGGCTCGATGTTTATTGCAAAGGTAAATATCCAGTGTTCGCTTTTAAATATTACGAAAGACTTGGAATCGCACCCACTATTGAAGATGGAGATCTTGAATTATTGGAAAGAGTAAAACCAGATTTTATCGGAATAAATTATTACCAAACAAGCACAGTTGCATTCAATCCGCTTGATGGAGTAGGGCAATCGGAAGGTATCAATAACACAGGTAAAAAAGGCACCGCTAAAGAAAGCGGATTACCCGGAGTTTATAAAAATGCAAAAAATGCACATCTGGAAACAACAAATTGGGACTGGGCAATTGATCCTACTGGTTTAAGAATTGGACTAAGAAGATTGACCAGCAAATATAATCTTCCAATACTTATTACAGAAAACGGGCTTGGAGAATTCGACAAGCTTGAAGAAGACGACACTGTCAATGATGCTCACAGAATCGATTACTTGAGCGCACATATCAAGGCTTGTAAAGAAGCAATAACAGATGGTGTTGATCTTCTAGGCTACTGCACGTGGTCATTTACAGATTTGTTAAGCTGGTTGAATGGTTATCAAAAACGCTATGGATTTGTGTATGTGGACAGAGATGAAAATGATCAAAAAGATTTGAGAAGAATCAAAAAGAACAGCTTCTATTGGTACAAAAATGTTATTCGCACCAATGGAGAAGAGTTATAA
- a CDS encoding ROK family protein, which translates to MGKISLGIDIGGTFIKYALIDKQHRIKEKWKVETVKYNTADEFYDYICSNIRNVDEIDKIGVSAPGLIDEDSNVKSYAAPNVAIMYGTNINNEINKRTNKKVSAINDAKAAGLCEFKIGNAKGYKSSAFLIIGTGTGGCICDENGVVYGKDSFAGEFHNMPFVNAEIGGLDKMGDYASITGLVNLYNKKANREEQVQYGNEVCKKYLNGNESAVSSVDEWIGNIVAQLIVITVFYNPEVICIGGGISEENWFINKVRETYKKTCREYLEADFITTEINRCKHNNDANILGAVIKASI; encoded by the coding sequence ATGGGGAAAATAAGTTTAGGAATAGACATAGGAGGGACGTTCATTAAGTATGCATTAATAGACAAGCAACATCGCATCAAAGAGAAGTGGAAAGTCGAAACGGTTAAGTACAATACAGCCGACGAATTTTACGATTATATATGTTCAAATATAAGAAATGTAGATGAAATTGACAAAATCGGTGTAAGCGCACCCGGCCTTATTGATGAAGATTCGAATGTTAAATCCTATGCTGCTCCTAACGTAGCTATAATGTACGGCACAAATATCAATAATGAAATCAACAAAAGGACAAATAAAAAAGTGTCCGCAATCAATGATGCAAAAGCGGCAGGTTTATGTGAGTTTAAAATTGGAAATGCAAAGGGATACAAATCTTCAGCGTTTTTGATTATAGGTACAGGAACAGGCGGATGCATATGCGACGAAAACGGAGTTGTGTATGGAAAAGATTCGTTTGCGGGGGAATTCCATAATATGCCTTTTGTAAACGCTGAGATAGGCGGCCTTGATAAGATGGGTGATTATGCTTCGATAACCGGATTGGTTAATTTATACAATAAAAAAGCTAATCGGGAGGAGCAGGTTCAGTATGGAAATGAGGTTTGCAAGAAGTACCTAAACGGAAATGAATCAGCTGTGTCTTCAGTAGATGAATGGATAGGAAACATAGTGGCTCAATTAATAGTAATCACCGTTTTTTATAATCCTGAAGTGATATGCATCGGTGGAGGAATATCCGAAGAAAACTGGTTCATCAATAAAGTAAGAGAAACGTATAAGAAAACCTGTAGGGAGTATTTAGAAGCGGATTTTATTACTACCGAAATCAATAGATGCAAGCATAATAACGATGCCAACATACTGGGTGCTGTTATAAAAGCTTCTATCTAA
- the arcC gene encoding carbamate kinase, which produces MPKKIVVALGGNAILTDIPTAEAQKESLRQTSEHLVSFVKEGHQIMITHGNGPQVGNLLLQHAAADSEKNPAFPLDSLVAMTQGSIGFWMQNALREALIAHNIEKPVVSLVTQVQVDENDPAFENPSKPIGPFLSEEEAKVEMKKGNGTFIEDAGRGWRKVVPSPKPKSILEYPIVESLTDNGVITIAAGGGGIPVIASEEGFTGIEAVIDKDFAAAKLAELVGADYLIILTGVDNVYVNWNKPDQKKLTDVTVDELKEYIKQNQFAPGSMLPKVEAAIEFVENAKDGKAIITSLENAGKLFDGNGDVTTVIK; this is translated from the coding sequence ATGCCGAAAAAAATAGTTGTTGCTTTAGGTGGAAACGCCATTTTAACAGATATTCCAACAGCGGAAGCACAAAAAGAATCATTGCGTCAAACAAGTGAGCATTTAGTCAGTTTTGTAAAAGAGGGCCACCAAATTATGATCACTCATGGAAACGGTCCGCAGGTAGGGAATTTGTTGCTTCAGCATGCCGCAGCAGATTCAGAAAAAAATCCAGCATTTCCGCTGGACTCTCTTGTGGCAATGACACAAGGAAGTATTGGTTTTTGGATGCAAAATGCTTTACGTGAAGCATTGATTGCTCATAATATTGAAAAGCCAGTTGTTTCTTTAGTTACTCAAGTACAAGTGGATGAAAATGATCCGGCTTTTGAAAATCCATCAAAACCGATTGGTCCATTTTTAAGCGAGGAAGAAGCAAAGGTTGAAATGAAAAAAGGGAACGGGACCTTTATTGAAGATGCTGGTCGTGGTTGGCGTAAAGTTGTACCCTCACCAAAACCAAAGAGTATTTTAGAATACCCAATTGTAGAATCATTGACAGATAACGGTGTGATTACGATTGCTGCCGGTGGCGGTGGAATTCCGGTAATCGCCTCTGAGGAAGGATTTACAGGAATTGAAGCGGTTATTGATAAGGACTTCGCAGCAGCAAAACTTGCTGAATTAGTTGGAGCGGACTATTTGATTATTTTGACTGGGGTAGACAATGTCTATGTCAATTGGAATAAACCAGACCAAAAAAAATTAACCGACGTAACGGTCGATGAATTAAAAGAATATATAAAACAAAACCAATTCGCTCCTGGCAGCATGTTACCAAAAGTAGAAGCAGCAATTGAATTTGTTGAAAATGCGAAAGATGGAAAAGCGATTATTACATCATTAGAAAATGCTGGTAAATTATTTGATGGTAACGGTGATGTAACAACGGTAATAAAATAA
- a CDS encoding oxamate carbamoyltransferase subunit AllH family protein produces MITNVSHGIKSNFLSHVLSEDGFGYVHSIFTNSFNVLFKDQLIHFSETGKELSSFGIGIPSNQWKKLLTSIKVEDRVKSRQNNWMIYARQITWKLELDKFNEIDCKIPKIDEINPKLIYNLKNNFQSLGIDEKTELVANERDQLFIEEFLDANWENHEFFQQFVAHFLGRGIGLTPSGDDMLMGMIMMSNSFSMPMEWSSFILTQLERTQTTKVSDAYYKALLSGYISTQFVSLLQIIKDKKMTDWNEAISRIADYGHTSGWDTLFGIFLFLQKLEKSLS; encoded by the coding sequence ATGATTACGAATGTTAGCCATGGGATAAAAAGTAATTTTTTATCCCATGTTCTTTCAGAAGATGGGTTTGGTTATGTTCATTCGATATTTACAAACAGCTTCAATGTTCTTTTTAAGGATCAGTTAATTCATTTTAGCGAAACTGGCAAAGAACTTTCTTCATTTGGTATTGGTATTCCATCTAATCAATGGAAGAAATTACTAACAAGTATCAAAGTGGAGGATCGTGTAAAAAGCCGTCAAAATAATTGGATGATTTATGCTAGACAGATAACTTGGAAGTTAGAACTGGATAAATTTAATGAAATTGATTGTAAAATACCTAAAATAGATGAAATCAACCCGAAGTTGATTTATAATTTAAAGAACAATTTCCAATCTTTAGGAATTGATGAGAAAACTGAATTAGTTGCAAATGAACGTGATCAATTGTTTATAGAAGAATTCTTGGATGCAAATTGGGAAAATCATGAGTTTTTTCAGCAGTTCGTAGCTCACTTTTTAGGAAGAGGGATAGGCCTTACACCAAGTGGGGATGACATGTTGATGGGCATGATTATGATGTCAAACTCTTTTTCTATGCCAATGGAATGGTCTTCGTTCATTTTAACTCAATTAGAGCGTACACAAACAACAAAAGTAAGTGATGCTTACTACAAAGCTTTGTTATCTGGTTACATAAGCACTCAGTTTGTCTCTCTGTTGCAAATAATCAAAGATAAAAAAATGACTGACTGGAATGAAGCTATTTCAAGAATTGCTGATTATGGACACACTTCCGGATGGGACACGCTTTTTGGTATTTTTTTATTTTTGCAGAAACTAGAGAAATCTTTGTCATGA
- the fdrA gene encoding bifunctional FdrA/YlbE family protein, with the protein MLYTVIKQNSYQDSINLMLLTNEVSTLNGVKKSQVMMGTDANKDIFRSADLYTDEVDKATPNDMVIVVDTDDQAVVDQVIEKADQFLTDLSVKKESDSVTNVSNWKEALAALPNANMALFSIPGIYAADEIEHALDEGLHVFSFSDNVALEDEIRLKQKAHEKGLLLMGPDCGTGIISSIPMAFTNVVNPGNIGIVGASGTGIQEVSTIVERLGGGMVHAIGTGGRDLREEVGGITMKDAIVGLEHHDPTDVIVIISKPPAKKVRDEVMELLHAVSKPVVAIFLGEKPENHEGNVYLAHTLEETAQIAVDLAQGNEVKERYLEPLSSEVTKTLPEGKTVKGLYSGGTLANEAAMLISEVLNVEESKKEEGYILNAKGFQVVDLGDDVYTQGRPHPMIDPEVRINKIKEAVEDETTGIILLDIVLGYGSHPDMANALRPAIEEAFETARKADRDFYIVATVCGTKYDPQDYDKSVEVLKESGVLVEDSNARAIRLALELMGAELVEEPKGVVAYEKEKVTLPEISPQVDALLNSTPQVINVGLESFTESIETYGGKAIQFDWRPVAGGNQKLIRILNELNKHAEEIDQANEKVIGRLRDSQPFLMDVVPAISVIPELDGKVLLHAGPPIKYENMTGPMQGSCVGASLFEGWADSEEEARRQLESGEVEFIPCHHVNAVGPMGGITSANMPVLVVENKQDGTTAYCTMNEGIGKVLRFGAYSQEVVDRLTWMKDVLGPVLGKALRKLEGGLNLNVIVARAITMGDEFHQRNIAASLIFLKEVTPTIIELDIDQKDKKAVIDFLAQTDQFFLNIMMAIGKAMVDYARKIKEGTVVTTLTRNGENFGVRIAGLGDEWFTAPVNTPNGLYFTGFTEEDANPDIGDSAITETVGVGGMAMIAAPGVTRFVGAGGFQEALDVSNEMEKIAVSLNPNWTIPTWDFKGSVLGIDVRKVVETGITPLINTGIAHKIAGKGQVGAGTVRAPLACFEKALVAYAESLGISVE; encoded by the coding sequence ATGCTTTATACGGTTATCAAACAAAATAGCTACCAGGATTCAATCAACCTGATGCTTTTGACAAATGAAGTGAGTACGTTAAATGGTGTAAAAAAGAGCCAAGTAATGATGGGAACCGATGCGAATAAAGATATTTTTCGTTCAGCAGACCTGTACACGGATGAGGTAGATAAAGCGACCCCAAATGACATGGTGATTGTTGTCGATACAGATGATCAGGCAGTTGTTGATCAAGTAATAGAAAAAGCGGACCAATTTTTAACGGATCTTTCCGTGAAAAAAGAATCTGATTCTGTAACAAATGTAAGTAATTGGAAAGAAGCTTTAGCAGCATTACCGAATGCTAATATGGCACTGTTTTCAATTCCAGGGATTTATGCAGCAGATGAAATTGAACATGCTTTAGATGAAGGACTGCATGTTTTTTCTTTTAGTGACAATGTCGCCTTGGAAGATGAAATTCGTTTAAAACAAAAAGCTCATGAAAAAGGACTCCTATTAATGGGGCCGGATTGTGGTACAGGGATTATTTCAAGCATTCCCATGGCTTTTACAAATGTTGTAAATCCAGGCAACATCGGTATTGTTGGTGCTTCTGGAACCGGTATTCAAGAAGTCTCCACGATTGTTGAACGTTTAGGCGGCGGTATGGTACATGCTATTGGAACGGGTGGACGCGATTTACGGGAAGAGGTTGGCGGCATCACGATGAAGGATGCCATTGTCGGGTTAGAACATCATGATCCAACAGATGTCATTGTGATCATATCCAAACCACCAGCAAAAAAAGTACGCGATGAAGTGATGGAGCTATTGCACGCAGTATCGAAACCGGTTGTTGCGATTTTCTTAGGCGAAAAACCGGAAAATCACGAAGGGAATGTTTATTTAGCCCATACTTTGGAAGAAACAGCTCAGATTGCGGTTGATTTAGCGCAAGGAAATGAAGTGAAAGAACGCTATTTAGAGCCACTTAGTTCAGAAGTAACTAAAACATTACCGGAAGGAAAAACAGTAAAAGGCTTATACTCTGGAGGGACGTTAGCAAATGAAGCTGCTATGTTAATTTCAGAAGTATTGAACGTAGAAGAATCGAAAAAAGAAGAAGGTTACATTTTAAACGCAAAAGGATTCCAAGTGGTTGACCTTGGTGATGATGTATATACGCAAGGCAGACCTCATCCGATGATTGATCCGGAAGTACGGATTAATAAAATCAAGGAAGCAGTAGAAGATGAAACAACTGGGATTATTTTACTGGATATCGTGTTAGGATATGGTTCGCATCCCGATATGGCAAATGCTTTGCGTCCTGCTATTGAAGAAGCTTTTGAAACAGCAAGAAAAGCTGACCGCGATTTCTATATTGTGGCAACTGTGTGTGGTACAAAATATGATCCGCAAGATTACGATAAATCAGTGGAAGTACTGAAAGAATCAGGTGTGTTAGTAGAGGATAGCAATGCTCGTGCCATTCGTCTTGCTTTAGAATTAATGGGTGCAGAATTAGTAGAAGAACCCAAAGGAGTCGTGGCCTACGAAAAAGAAAAAGTGACTCTGCCAGAAATCAGCCCACAGGTAGACGCTTTATTAAATTCCACACCACAAGTCATCAACGTAGGTCTTGAAAGCTTTACTGAATCGATTGAAACTTATGGCGGAAAAGCCATCCAATTTGATTGGAGACCGGTTGCTGGCGGGAATCAAAAACTCATTCGCATTTTAAATGAGTTGAATAAGCATGCAGAAGAAATTGACCAAGCCAACGAGAAAGTAATTGGACGTTTAAGAGATTCACAACCATTCTTGATGGATGTCGTTCCTGCTATCAGTGTGATTCCGGAATTGGACGGCAAAGTATTGCTTCATGCAGGCCCTCCAATCAAATACGAAAATATGACTGGACCGATGCAAGGTTCTTGTGTGGGAGCCAGCTTGTTTGAAGGTTGGGCTGATTCGGAAGAAGAAGCTCGTCGTCAATTAGAAAGCGGAGAGGTGGAATTTATTCCGTGTCACCATGTGAATGCAGTAGGTCCTATGGGTGGAATCACTTCTGCTAACATGCCGGTACTAGTGGTTGAGAACAAGCAAGACGGTACAACTGCATACTGTACAATGAATGAAGGAATTGGGAAAGTACTCCGCTTTGGTGCCTATTCACAAGAAGTAGTGGACCGCCTCACTTGGATGAAAGATGTTCTTGGACCTGTTTTAGGAAAAGCGCTGCGCAAGCTGGAAGGCGGCTTGAATCTGAATGTAATTGTTGCCAGAGCTATTACGATGGGGGATGAATTCCACCAACGGAATATAGCAGCATCACTCATTTTCCTAAAAGAAGTTACACCAACCATTATTGAATTGGATATTGATCAAAAGGATAAGAAAGCAGTTATTGACTTCTTAGCACAGACAGACCAGTTCTTCTTAAATATTATGATGGCAATCGGAAAAGCAATGGTCGATTATGCGCGTAAGATTAAAGAGGGAACGGTAGTAACTACATTGACTCGAAACGGAGAAAACTTTGGAGTTCGTATTGCTGGACTAGGAGATGAATGGTTTACTGCGCCAGTAAACACCCCGAACGGATTGTACTTCACTGGCTTTACGGAAGAGGATGCGAATCCGGATATTGGAGATAGTGCCATTACAGAAACAGTAGGGGTTGGAGGGATGGCAATGATTGCTGCTCCTGGAGTGACCCGATTTGTAGGAGCAGGCGGATTCCAAGAAGCGCTGGATGTATCGAATGAAATGGAAAAAATTGCCGTGAGCTTGAATCCAAATTGGACGATTCCTACTTGGGACTTCAAAGGTTCAGTTCTTGGAATTGATGTACGTAAAGTAGTGGAAACAGGGATTACACCGCTTATCAATACAGGTATTGCGCATAAAATTGCCGGAAAAGGCCAAGTAGGCGCTGGTACGGTGAGAGCTCCGCTTGCTTGTTTTGAAAAGGCGTTAGTTGCCTATGCTGAGTCATTAGGAATTTCGGTAGAATAA
- a CDS encoding PucR family transcriptional regulator, giving the protein MPLTVKDILQYPSLSKASLITGSIGLENEVTNVMVMEALDIEEWGHAGVILLTSYFALEDALPEEIDIFFKYAKEIGIAGFIFKMDRLVNEIPETFLSNCRKYDFPLIRIDKQTTYERVMNDILESIINRNAFILKNYYEIHQQFIHLMMNQPDVLHILHNLKSLINLPVTLVEKVEKKILGTDDYYNHFQIEDKKDLSQQQYMNIQYKQYLINYTAPDTSMPSTALSISVPNLGYEEYELIIHQLDKKLKDVDFVAIENAVVALQTELVKQYALRENNRSRFNEMVSDLLHGRFNNKEDIIDTIHDLNLDTESLYRIVLFSFENKQTEASPQLLSRFSDVLINHSKVEFSDFVYVTRKEKIILIIPANTTSLKEVKTKVNKMKSKINKNQLYENFEMYTSISNKVDPFNIPEGYRQAFDTYKILQMIDEPQAIATYQDMGIYQIFVETGNLETLERFVPDKIWELQKNNPELLETLHAFIDVNQNYSDAAQILFVHPKTVRYRIDRLKENYQMNFHNPEEILQYSIAIRLLKILPKK; this is encoded by the coding sequence ATGCCATTAACCGTAAAAGATATTTTGCAATATCCATCTTTAAGCAAAGCATCCCTGATTACTGGAAGTATCGGCTTGGAAAATGAAGTGACGAATGTCATGGTAATGGAAGCCCTCGATATCGAAGAGTGGGGACATGCGGGAGTTATTTTGCTGACAAGTTACTTTGCTTTAGAAGATGCTTTGCCAGAAGAAATCGATATTTTCTTTAAATATGCAAAAGAGATTGGAATTGCCGGTTTCATTTTTAAAATGGACCGTCTCGTAAATGAAATTCCAGAAACTTTTCTCTCTAATTGCAGGAAGTACGACTTCCCGCTTATTCGAATTGATAAACAAACTACTTACGAAAGAGTCATGAATGATATCTTGGAATCAATCATCAATCGAAATGCCTTTATTCTAAAAAATTATTATGAAATTCATCAGCAATTCATCCATCTCATGATGAATCAACCAGACGTTTTGCACATTTTGCATAACTTAAAATCTTTAATCAATCTTCCTGTGACATTAGTTGAAAAGGTAGAGAAAAAGATACTAGGAACCGATGATTATTATAACCACTTTCAAATTGAAGACAAAAAAGATCTAAGCCAACAACAATACATGAATATTCAATATAAACAGTATTTAATTAATTATACAGCTCCTGATACTTCCATGCCTTCTACAGCTCTCTCGATTTCGGTTCCGAATTTAGGATACGAAGAGTACGAACTCATTATTCATCAACTTGATAAGAAGTTAAAAGATGTGGATTTTGTAGCAATTGAAAATGCCGTAGTCGCCTTGCAAACGGAACTTGTTAAACAGTATGCCTTAAGAGAAAATAATCGTTCTCGCTTCAATGAAATGGTTTCCGATTTATTACATGGCCGGTTCAATAATAAAGAGGACATTATTGATACAATACATGATTTGAATTTAGATACCGAAAGTCTCTATCGGATTGTGCTTTTCAGCTTTGAGAATAAACAAACAGAGGCATCTCCACAGCTATTATCTCGTTTTAGCGATGTTTTGATCAACCATTCAAAAGTTGAATTCTCTGATTTTGTTTATGTTACACGAAAGGAAAAAATCATTTTAATCATTCCTGCAAATACAACTTCGCTAAAAGAAGTAAAAACGAAGGTCAATAAAATGAAGAGTAAAATCAACAAAAATCAATTGTATGAAAACTTTGAAATGTACACAAGCATCAGCAATAAAGTTGATCCTTTTAACATTCCAGAAGGTTATCGACAAGCATTTGATACTTATAAAATTTTACAGATGATTGATGAACCTCAAGCAATTGCTACCTATCAAGATATGGGGATTTATCAAATCTTTGTAGAAACAGGGAATTTAGAGACCTTAGAAAGATTTGTGCCGGATAAAATATGGGAACTGCAAAAAAACAATCCTGAGCTATTAGAAACACTCCACGCTTTTATCGATGTAAATCAAAACTACTCTGATGCCGCTCAAATTCTCTTTGTTCATCCCAAAACGGTTCGATACCGGATCGATCGTTTAAAAGAAAATTATCAAATGAACTTCCACAATCCAGAGGAGATTCTCCAATATAGTATTGCTATCAGACTCCTGAAAATACTGCCGAAAAAATAG